The following DNA comes from Seriola aureovittata isolate HTS-2021-v1 ecotype China chromosome 15, ASM2101889v1, whole genome shotgun sequence.
TTCTGGCCCAAGTCGACGCCAGGTTCCTCTGCTGAAACAGAGAGATTTTGTTTGAAATCTTCTACTCAGCAGTTTCAGACGATGGATCTTTTACATTGAAGAAAACCTTCCCTTGCAGCTCCTCGGATATTTTTTGAACACATTACTCATTGTTTTTACAATTTGGTTTTATagagattaaacaaacaaaataaaacatgttcatgtgtgagctttagaggtgctggaaAGTAGAATTTGTTgcctttagacagagccaggcgaGCTAGGCCTGGCTAGGTAcaataagctaagctaactggctgctatGAGACTGTACTTTAAGCCCCTGGATCTGAACTACTTTTCTGTTCATAGTGTGTATACAGAAATATTTCTGTTGCACGTCGAGGGTCTTTCTTCCACATCTGGCTCCTCACATGTGGTGTTCCCCAGGGATCCATTTTAGTGCCCATCTAATTTATTTGGAGCTGCCAATGaaccacatactgtatttctgctATACAAAATCAATTTCCACTAATTTGCCACTTCTGTGCCACCCCAAAGTTTGGTTACTCAGTAAATACAAATCCTGGCATGCCGTTCAGATTTGGAGATGGCTCTGAATATTTACAACTGTAACCTAAATCTAAACCTGCCTTTCTGGACTTGTCCACTTTCACTTTTAGAAAGCTAaggctttgtttgtttcaaataTACTTTGGGCTTttgtgaaaagcagcagattaCTGAGCTTTTCTTTTAAGTGCTTCATGTTGTCTTTATGGTGAACCATTTCCACCAGCATCAGACCCTTGTAAGTCAGtcaaagttgttgttgtggcaatTCATACAGCCTCTGAATATACACTGTGACCAATTAACAACTCTAAATGCCATTTGAGAGAGAGGATTCATGCAAAAAAAGGGGCGTATGTGCATAAAACACTTACCTGTCATATACTGGAAGGCAGTGTTGTTGTAATCCTCAGCAACTTTCTGGAATAACTCATctgagaagcagaggaagaataGTTAGTTCATACATCATGGCACAATAAAAACCGGTCCACTCACATTAGTAATACCTGTTTTACTGAATATGTGTGAGATCGCTGTGAGCAACAGACAGAATATTACCTTACTTTATTACAAGaaactaaataattaaaataattttcatagATCCACTCCTAAATACTGTATTATATCAGTTTcacatacaaaaagaaaaacaaaaaaaaagaaagaagattaACTGCAGAAAAACGTACTGTAAAATGTCCGTGTTAAACTCTATGTAcctacattaaaaataataataaataaaatctttaaaaatgacatttcaattcacaaataaaaagaacCCAACGAAGAtccatggtaaaaaaaaaaaaaaagtatctttgGCTTTTTTGTCACAGGTGAAACGCAGTCATGTGTCCATGTTTCTCTAACAGGTTACAACAGCGTATAGTATTGTTGATTTGAGATATAATCACAAGAGGATGCTCTACAGAGAACAGAAATGAATGGCAGACTGTCAGTAGATAAACACAACTGCTGGTCACCTCTGTGCAGAAGCTAATTATCCTTGACAACGTTTCTACTGGGTGGCTCTTTTAGACATAAGTGTCCATTATGGCAGTGTTTGTGCAATATTCAGCACCTGGTGTGAGAGGGAACAGTATCACCGCTGATTGGGATAGTAATGCTCTGAAGGAAGAAGactgttttctgttctctcaCAGGCCGCATCAGCAATGGAGTTTAAAACATAGTTTGCAGTTGAAGCCATTATATGAGCAAGGGACAGTCAACCTGCTTCTCTTCTTGTGAATCCCGTTAAATTTTCTCATCTTCTTCATGATTTATAAAGAGAATTTATATTTCATAGTGGTCAACAGTGAATAAGCAATAATAGACAAGACAGTTTAGAATCTCGTCATTCATGTGTATCCAAATGCTGCATGTAGAGCACTCTGAGTTTTGCTCATTATAGTGGTTGTATGAAGGGTTTAAAAACCTCTTGTGCTTCCTAtgaaaaaaagagttaaaaacTGATTTGACAGTCTCCTATTTTACAAGCTTTAGTATTTATATAGTATTTAATAGTATTTCAAGTGGCCTAACAGATTTCAGTGCAGACTTCTTTAGTGAGGGAATCAGCTGTGTTGATTActgacttttctcatgtttgggttTTGCTTTTCTGTGCATCTTAAACTGGtattaaacaatgtttttccTTAAGAACCAAGTATTAACAGCTCTCTTGGGTTTTTACTGCTACAATTCTGAGGGAAACCCACTTactccacaaacagaccatgaaTAAATACTGCTGTGTTTAGAGCCTACCACACGTGTTAAATGCAGTCTGCAGATGACTAAGGTTGTGACTCACCCAcgttatttcctgttttactggAGGTCTCAAAATGTTGTGCACCAATCTCTgtgaaagcaacaaaaacatcaaggtTAGATGTCAGGCTGAGGCACAGACTTGTGCAAGAGGACAGAAGTTTTGTCCATGTGCCAATTCCTACTGATTACGCACAGAGGCTGACAAAGGTCATGGCTTTATTAATATTCTTTAACAAGGTTACAAGCACTTCAGTAATCTAATTATTCCCCAATTTCAGAAACATCCATGGAAATGGAGAAcattgtttccattttttcaGGTTCAAAGATTAACTTTTAACGCAGCTAAGTTTCTGTTGGTAGGAACTCCTTATGTGGCCAATATAAAACCTTAACCTcctattttcatttcagtgcacAAGTTAAAGCAGACGCTGTCTGCGTGACACACACGTGAGAAGCGTGTCTCACGTCTCATGGCTGCGTCATGTGGTCTAGAGACTCGGTCTCTCGCCTATCTTACACGCGTGACATGCGGTTCCCAGCAAAAGGACGGGACAGAGAAAAGTCCTGTTGATAGTCATATTGAGTTGATACCAGCAAAATTACATAAAAGAGACACCTTTCACTATAATTTTAATGTCTATGCTGAATCtgacagacatgaaaatatataaatagctttttataaccattttagcagctgcatgttgagacagtgacatttttagtgatgttttctgtcaaaaataattcagatattaatttataatgaagagaaaGCAAACATTTGAGTGGCATGCAAACATAATCAAGGAAATAAtcaatttcaaaaacaaaaataatgattagCTGCAGcccaaataaagtaaaaaaaaaaacgaacttCTAAAATGAAAGTATATCACTAAACAGATTgcttatacagtattttaacagaCTGCATTGCAGTGCACATACAAATAtgatacaataaaatgaaatcgaTATCATGgatatgttgtgtgtgtaaacacaagaaaaactgTCAGTTTTCTGTTGGTCATAGGACAATAATTCATGTTATAAAGTTAGATATCTTAATTAAGACTGCAGGAAACTAATGTATCATTAATTACACACAGTACATTAGTAACAACtaactaaatgaaaaatgaaccGCTGACCAGGCCACCAGGTCAAGAGATAAGGGCAGGTATATAACATTGAGACTCTAGTTACCTTCAGCAAAGTCCTGAACATCGTGGTAGTCGATTTGGCGCAAACTCCGATCTCCTTCAATCAGGTCGTTCTTCGTGCCGCACAGGTAGATCTTACAGTGCTGGAGTgtacaacacagacaaaaaaagcaaagcaaaacaagaacaatGTTACTGAGTGAACTGGTGCCTCACATACAACTTAAGACTAAAGAAGCTCTCTTACTTCCTCGCAGTTTTGCAGCTCTTTCACCCAGAACCGAGCTCTCTGgaaactgctgctgtcagtgagatctgaaagacaaaaatgacaaagcaaCCATGCTGAGTCACCAACAGTGGTTTgatatgtgtgtatatctatatatatatatatctatatatatatatatagatatagatatgaATAGACTTTTAGTTTTCCACAAAGGATTCCATATTCTCCTTCAGATGTGTGTATAAACACACGCATGCAAAAGGAGAAGCAGAAGGAGTGTAGTATTAACTAACTGAAATCCGCAATCAGTCTAACAATTCTGACCACTTCTGTCAATTTTTAACAATGGACATGGTCAAAAATATTGAATGTAATGAAACATAACCTGGGATAACAATTACTAATTTGTGCAGATGAGGTTAAAAAAACAGGGTAGAAAACACAGGTGGAATAAATTCTACAGAAAGACGACGGAAGATCAAGAAGAAGGCCAGCAGACCAAAAAGAggatattaaataaaata
Coding sequences within:
- the rab24 gene encoding ras-related protein Rab-24 isoform X1, whose protein sequence is MSAMRVDAKVVMLGKESVGKTSLVERYVHHRFLVGPYQNTIGAAFVAKPIQVGEKVITLGIWDTAGSERYEAMSRIYYRGARAALVCYDLTDSSSFQRARFWVKELQNCEEHCKIYLCGTKNDLIEGDRSLRQIDYHDVQDFAEEIGAQHFETSSKTGNNVDELFQKVAEDYNNTAFQYMTAEEPGVDLGQKKDSYFYSCCHNN
- the rab24 gene encoding ras-related protein Rab-24 isoform X2, which encodes MSAMRVDAKVVMLGKESVGKTSLVERYVHHRFLVGPYQNTIGAAFVAKPIQVGEKVITLGIWDTAGSERYEAMSRIYYRGARAALVCYDLTDSSSFQRARFWVKELQNCEEHCKIYLCGTKNDLIEGDRSLRQIDYHDVQDFAEEIGAQHFETSSKTGNNVDELFQKVAEDYNNTAFQYMTEEPGVDLGQKKDSYFYSCCHNN